A window of the Brassica oleracea var. oleracea cultivar TO1000 chromosome C1, BOL, whole genome shotgun sequence genome harbors these coding sequences:
- the LOC106314332 gene encoding uncharacterized protein LOC106314332 — MMKMQIGVLAFLVALSAIESGIASPNTVPAFLWSPHLQAGNGGMDEAVNYQVMSAKDLVDSVFTQGGWSNILCSEKKVEHPVVDVALVFIGRELLSSDVSSKRNSEPSLVNTLNGLFTASNFSLAFPYIAAPEEERMESLLLSGLKQACPHNVGVSNIVLSDSCFVEDGTIQKLSDLQSFKDHLLSRKETRKEGETDLVVLCSEGSGSNSQSGQSHSERESISELVSSVEQSGSKYTALYVSDPYWYTSYKTLQRFLAESGTGNSTVGVATTCDELCKFKSSLLEGILVGIVFLLILISGLCCMAGIDTPTRFETPQDS, encoded by the exons ATGATGAAGATGCAAATCGGTGTGCTGGCGTTTCTGGTGGCTCTCTCTGCGATTGAATCCGGAATCGCTTCTCCCAACACCGTCCCTGCTTTCCTCTGGTCTCCGCATCTCCA GGCTGGTAATGGTGGGATGGATGAGGCTGTGAATTATCAGGTCATGTCTGCAAAGGATCTAGTTGACTCTGTCTTCACCCAAGGAGGATGGTCAAACATTCTG TGCTCTGAGAAGAAGGTTGAGCACCCTGTTGTTGATGTTGCACTTGTGTTCATCGGCAGAGAG TTACTGTCTTCTGATGTTTCTTCCAAAAGGAACTCGGAACCTTCCCTTGTTAACACATTGAAT GGTCTCTTTACTGCTTCCAACTTCTCATTGGCATTCCCATACATTGCTGCGCCAGAGGAAGAAAGGATGGAGAGTTTATTGCTTTCAGGGCTTAAACAAGCTTGCCCTCACAATGTAGGAGTCAGCAATATTGTGTTGTCAGATTCTTGCTTTGTTGAGGATGGAACAATTCAGAAACTATCAGACCTTCAGTCTTTCAAA GATCATTTGCTTTCTAGAAAAGAAACAAGGAAAGAAGGAGAAACTGACTTGGTTGTGCTCTGTTCCGAGGGTTCTGGATCAAACAGCCAATCTGGCCAGTCACATTCAGAGC GTGAAAGCATCTCCGAACTTGTTAGTTCTGTAGAACAATCTGGCAGTAAATATACAGCGCTTTATGTTTCTGATCCTTATTGGTACACATCTTACAAAACTCTCCAAAGGTTTCTAGCTGAAAGTGGTACAGGAAACAGCACCGTTGGTGTTGCTACGACCTGTGATGAACTCTGCAAATTTAAGTCATCACTTCTGGAGGGCATACTAGTG GGAATCGTTTTCCTTCTCATCTTGATCAGCGGACTTTGTTGTATGGCGGGTATCGATACCCCAACTAGATTCGAGACTCCTCAAGATTCTTAA